From Treponema sp. OMZ 787:
TTTTAAAGTTTTTCTATTTCCATTGCGGAAAGGCCTGTAACTTGTATAATTTTCTGAGTTGAATCCCCCAGTTGTTTTAACAACCGCGCAGTTTCAAGTTTTGTTTGATAAGATCCGTCAGCAAAGCCTTGCTGTATTCCAATCATTAGGCTTTCTTGTCGTTGAACTGCAATATCTGTGTCATAATCATATTCTGCAATTAACATATTGATTACCTCCCGTGATTTTCTTAGTAAGTATTCCTTTAAGATACCTTTTTCTATACATATTTTTACAGCATTGGTAAAGCCGTTTTCACTATCTAGCTGTGTTTGGACTCTCACTTCTTCTACAAACAAACTATATTCTTCCAGAGTCTTACAGCGGCTTAATACTTCTGCTCCTTTGTTTTTATTTATGTTATATACTTTTACTTCAAGCTCTAATGGAAGAGCATTAGACTTTTTAATAAATGCATCCGACAATTTTAACGTTGTAGATTCAGGATAGTTGTCCGTACCATTATAAAAAACATAAAATTCCGGTGTAGGTATTTTTGATAATTTTCTTAGATACCTATCTGTCGGTGCTTGTAGTTTTTCATACAACCTTGCGATATACTGTAAAAAGCGTAAAGGCATATTTTCATTTATAGTCGACTGATGCTCCGCAAGAACAATAATTTTATTGTCAACAAGGCAGGAAACATCATTTATTATGTTCATGTACATAACATTATCCAACCTTATATTTTCAACGGGACATGAAAGTTTTAAATTCGTGCCATGCAAAGCATTATATAGTGATAAAAAATTTTCTTTTGCGTTTTCATCTTCTGCAAAAAGGTCGACAAAAACCGAGTCCTTATATTTTCTGTTTGCCGTACTCATATCAATTTCCTCATTATTTGCATTATAGCATAAATTTAAGGATTTTAAAAGATATAGGTATTAATTTTAAATAAAGTATACTTTAAAATCAATTGCCAATTTTATGCTTTTGTGATATATTGTGAAGTGATGAGTGAATTAAACAAACGGCTTGAAAATATTGAAAAGACTCTTGACTTATTTTTACCCGAAAAGATAACTTCTTCTTGGATTTCTCAAAGTTTCGGCGAATTAAATGCAAATTTGTCCGATGACTTTTTTTTAAACATAATCAATCCTGTAAGGGATTTGGTAAAGCGGGGCGGAAAAAGGTGGAGGCCCCTTCTATGCGTACTTTCATGTGAACTGGCCGAAGGCGATCCGGAAAAGGCTTACCCCCTTACCCCCCTCATAGAGTTTTGCCACACGGCAAGCCTTGTCCATGACGATATAGAAGACAAGTCGGACACCCGCAGAGGGGCTCCGGCTGCTCACATAAAATACGGGCTTGACACGGCCTTAAATTCCGCCTCATGGCTCTATTTTGAAGCCCTTAATCCCCTGATCAATTACAAAACATCTGAATCGGTAAGGGCCGGAATATATTTGCTTTATTCTCAAAATTTAAGAAGGCTTCACTTAGGACAGTCGATGGATATAGGCTGGCATTCAAATCCCGATATCATTCCGTCCGTCGATGAATACATCACCATGATAAGCCTAAAAACCGGCTCGCTTGCAAAGCTGGCAGGAGAGTTGGGATTTACAGCTGCCGGTAAGGCTATGAATGAGATTTTGGAATACGGAAAACTTATGACCGATATGGGAATAGGTTTTCAGATCTTGGACGATGTTAAAAATATTACCGACGGAAATGCGGGAAAAAAGCGCGGAGACGACATAGTTGAAGGCAAAAAAAGCTTACCGGTAATTTTTTATGCAGAAGAAAATCCTAAAGGTGCCGAAAAAATAAAACTTTTATTTAAACAGGCAGCAAAGGAAGGAATAGAATCTCCGGCCGTAGAAGAGTGTATTTCGGCTATTTCTTCTTCAAAGGCCGTAAAAAGGGCCGAAGATTACGGTAAAAAGATTGTAGAAGCTTCATTGATAAAGCTTCAAAATAATTACAAGCAAAACGAAGCAAAAGAACTTATCTTCGATTTGTTTAACACAATATTGAGGTAGAAAATGCAAGAATCGGCTCAATTTTTTAACGATACGGGAGTCAGTATGTCAATTCAAGGCTTTCATAACGAAGCCATAGCCTGCTTAAAAAAAGGACTAGCCCTTGAACCCGACAACAGCCTCATGTGGCTTAACCTCGGCTTAAGCTACTACGCAGCAAAAAGACAAAACGACAGCAAATTTGCCCTTTTTCAATCTTTAAAATACAATCCCTATGAGGCCGATGCTTGGGATTCTTTAGGCCTCGTTCTATTTGAAACCGGAGACATCGATCAGGCCGAAAGAGCCTTTGAAAGTGCCTTAAAACTTGAACCCGAAAACGGCCGCGTTTGGAACAATTACGGAACTGTGCTTTTCAATAAAGAAAACTATAAGGCTGCAAGAAGAGCCTTTGAATCGGCCGTTACACTTGACCCCGAAATGGGAGATGCAGTGTTTAATTTGCGTGACACTTATCTTGAATTGGGTATGGATAATTTGGCCGAAAAATGCAATAAGATTTTAAAAGAAATGGATTATCAAGAATAAAAATGAATATTTTATACATTGCAGAAATTACAGGAAAGGCAGGTGTTTGGCTTGTAAAGACACAACTTTCAAATCTAAAAGAAAAATATAAGGCCGACTTTGTTATAGCCAATGCAAACTCTGCTACAGGTTCAGGAGGTCTTGGAAAGCAGCATGCCGTCTATTTAAAAAAATTGGGAGTTGACTGCATAACTTCGGGAGATTTGATCTTTCAAAAAAAAGACTTGGTGGATGACCTCCATAAAACACCTCATGTACTCCGCCCCTTTAATCTTCCGTCAGAATCTCCCGGTCAAGGATGGAAAATTTTTAACTTCAATAAAAATAAAAAAATAGCTGTAGTTTCAGCCATCGGAAGAATAGGTCATCACAAGATCATGGCAGAAAATCCCTTTACGGAAACCGAAAAACTTGTTTCTCAATTAAAGGAAGAAGCGGATCTTATCTTCGTAGATTTTTCTTCATTTGCAACTGCCGAAAAACAGGCCCTAGGTTTTTTACTTTCAGGAAAGGTTTCAGCCCTTATCGGCTCAGGAACAAGGGTTCAAACGGCCGACGAGTGTATTTTAGAAAATAAAACGGCCTATATAACGGATGCAGGCAGAACAGGAAGCCTTAACTCGGTCGGGGGATATGCTATTGAAGATAAGATAAGGGAATACCGAACCTGTCTTCCCGATTTTGGAAAAGACGCCTGGGCCCGCCCCGCCCTCCAGGGCATTTTTATCAAAACCGATGATGACGGAAACACGATAGAAATAAAAAGAATTTTTGAGGAGTCGGAACTTTGCAAAGAAACGGAATAGTTACCTCAGTATTGATCGATAAGAATACGGAAAAGATAAACATAGATTTGGATAATTCACAGACTGAAGACTCCTGCTCTATAAAACAAAAAAACTGCTATGCGGTAAAAAACTGTGCAACTTGCGGGGGCTGCGGCTTTGCCGGAAAAAACAAGGAAACCGGCCTTTTTGCTGTAAGCGGAAATAAGATTACGGCCTTAAACAAGAGCGGCAGAAATTTAAAAAAAGGAGACAAGGTTATTGTCGAAATTAAGGAAAATCAAACAAGAATTCAAGCCCTTTCTTCGGTTATTCTTCCTATCTTCCTCGCATTTATTTTAAGTTTAAGCTTCTATTTCTTTTTTTACACCGAAAAAGCAATTGTAGGAGGTCTTTTTTTGGGTCTCATAATGGGAACAGCCCTAGCCTTTCCATTAAAAAATAAAATGGGAGATAAGGCCCTGCCTCAAGTAATAGGTTGATTTTTACTTACGGATTAAATACTCCAGGCTGGGGAGCCCTGATTCTTACCAAGGCTGTAAAGGCATCGGAGTTTAGGTTTATAAATTCTTCTATCGAAGTTTCTTCCCCGCTTTCATACACATCGATATGAAAATTCCCGAAAACGTCAAAATAAGGAAAAAAGGCAGCAATATGGTGATACTGACGCAAGGGGGGATTTCCTTTTTCGCGGCTTACTGCACCAAGATAAAAATGCCCTGGCTCGCTTATTGCAAGATAATAAAGGAGAGCTTGTAAATAGGGAGTCTGATAGCCTGCATTTTTTTCGTATCCTTTAAACGAAGCAAAATCCTGCTTCACATTCTTTTGTCTTATGGGAGGCACAAGGGCAAAGGGTTCAATTGCAACATCGATGCCTGAACCGATGGGTTTTATCGTACGCTTTACATTTAAGCTTAAAGCGGCAGCGGCCAAGTTTCGTATCCATTCAAGCCCGAAATGTAGTTCTTTATCCTTATATGGTTTTGTGAAATATGTATCAGGTACATCGGTTTCGGTTTTAAGGCTTTTAATAAAAATTCCCTGCCCTGCTATGGGCCGAATCATTCCGTCCACTATCCACTTTGCAAAACCTGAGCAGTTTACCCCGCCCCTTATATCTTTAAGTCTTTGATCGGGGCGAATGGCTTTAACAATATCGTCTTCGCTTTGAGGCCTTCCGTCCATCAGATGAACAGGCTTACCGAATTCATCAAAAGCTCCGTCTTCCATATAGACCAAGGTTTTTAATCTATCCCGAACGGTATCGGAAGCAGCTTCTACACCGTTATAAAAAATAGGCGGATTAAATATGTCCCAAGGAAGCATATCTTTTGTAATGTCTTTTAGTTTTAAAAGAGGCAGATAATATAAATTTTCAAAGGGAATGCCTATCGATATATCTTTTCGTACATAGGCGTTAAAAAGACAGATACTTATTAAGGACTTGTTTTTTGAAGATGAAGGTCTTATACTCAAATAAAGCTCAGGGTTTTCGCGAGGATAAATTTTAATACAGTCAGGATCTCCGGTTTCATAATTCCTATATAAAATCCATGTCCCCTGCGGAACTTTTTCGAGGTTTGAAAACTCTGTGTCTACAGGGCTTACAACTACAGCTAGGAGATTTTTTTCTTTTAGATACACAGACCTCACCTTAAAAAGATTACCTTGAGAGTCTATTTCAATCTGCAAGTGCTTTAGGGCTATTGTCCCAGGAGAATCAAGCAGCCAATCTCTTGCAATATCTCTTCTCACTAAGGCTGAATCGGGAACTCTGTCCAGGGGGACAAGAGGAATCAGTCCGTCATCGGCCTTTAAAAACTCACTGCCGTATGACTCCTTAATCTCGTCATCAGAATAAACCGAAAAAACCAAAAGAGAAAAAAACAAGATAAAAATATATCTTTTGAACTTAATGTTAAGACTGCCCATGTTCATAGTATCGGATAAATTAAGAGAGAACTTAACTTAGTTGATATGTATAGAATTATTGCTTCTTGAATATTATAAGTTAAAAAAACGCCAATAGACTTATTATCACGGGCGGAATATGTTATAATCCTTACCGTTGGAGGTATTTATGGCAACAGGAAAAGTACATGATGAACATATTGCAATGGTCTTTGGAGAGGAATTTTCTTTAAAAAGGCCGGAAGATTTAAGGCTGATTCAGGATGCGGTCTATGCTTTAATGGATGCAACAGTAAAGGATAAAAACGGAAAAAGGCTGACAGAGGCCTTACAGCGTTTTCAAGATAGGCATATAGCCGACTTAAGCCCCGATGAAATCGTTGCTCCCGAAAGCTCGGCAAGCACCCATCAATACTATGCTCACAGGGGCTGGGATTATAATTACGAGGTTGAAGGGCTTGCCGAACAACAAGTTACCCAAGAATGGCAAATATGGAACAATAAACAAAAAGAGGAATTTAAAACTCATCTTTATAAGAGCCAAGTCCGTTTTAAGCTGGGTAAGGAAATTCTAATTAAAAGCATAAAGGAGGTCTTCCCTTCTTTTAACACAAAAAAAACTGAAGCCCTCGCCCGTATATTTTATTATACCCATATTTACGGAGACCTCCGCTGGAATTCCCGCCTCGATTATTTGATAGATGTCCGCGATTTCCGAGACGGCCTTATCAGCGGTTTAAGAGATTTTGCAAGAGCTGAGGATAGAGAAAAAATAAATACGCTCATAAATAAAATTATGAAGGAATTACCTGATGGGCTAAAATTTACAATTCCTCCCCAAGGAGACAATGACCCAATTGAAGAATGGAAACACTGCCTCCCCCTGGATAGGGCTATGGAGGCGGTGTTTGAGTATTTTAGGAGTTGTCAAGTTTTTAAAAATTAACCGCGACTACTAAATTTACTGCTTAATTTTAAGTCTTTCTATCTCTTCACAGCTTAAACCTGTAGCTTTTGCAATATTTTCAACCGATAAGCCTATATCAAGCAAGTTTTTTGCAGTCTGCACTATCCCTTCTGTAAAACCTTGTTTTCTTCCGTCTTGCATTCCGGCTTGTCTTCCTTCTTTCAAGCCCTCTTGTCTCCCCTCTTCCAAACCTTCTTTCCAGCCTTCCTGTCTGCCGTAATGACGGGCATCCATTTCAAAACCTGAGATAAAGCGGTATTCACTGCGAGCTTGTTCGTTGCTTTTTAATTTTTCTATCATCTTTTCTA
This genomic window contains:
- a CDS encoding SoxR reducing system RseC family protein, yielding MQRNGIVTSVLIDKNTEKINIDLDNSQTEDSCSIKQKNCYAVKNCATCGGCGFAGKNKETGLFAVSGNKITALNKSGRNLKKGDKVIVEIKENQTRIQALSSVILPIFLAFILSLSFYFFFYTEKAIVGGLFLGLIMGTALAFPLKNKMGDKALPQVIG
- a CDS encoding polyprenyl synthetase family protein, producing MSELNKRLENIEKTLDLFLPEKITSSWISQSFGELNANLSDDFFLNIINPVRDLVKRGGKRWRPLLCVLSCELAEGDPEKAYPLTPLIEFCHTASLVHDDIEDKSDTRRGAPAAHIKYGLDTALNSASWLYFEALNPLINYKTSESVRAGIYLLYSQNLRRLHLGQSMDIGWHSNPDIIPSVDEYITMISLKTGSLAKLAGELGFTAAGKAMNEILEYGKLMTDMGIGFQILDDVKNITDGNAGKKRGDDIVEGKKSLPVIFYAEENPKGAEKIKLLFKQAAKEGIESPAVEECISAISSSKAVKRAEDYGKKIVEASLIKLQNNYKQNEAKELIFDLFNTILR
- a CDS encoding Rpn family recombination-promoting nuclease/putative transposase, translating into MSTANRKYKDSVFVDLFAEDENAKENFLSLYNALHGTNLKLSCPVENIRLDNVMYMNIINDVSCLVDNKIIVLAEHQSTINENMPLRFLQYIARLYEKLQAPTDRYLRKLSKIPTPEFYVFYNGTDNYPESTTLKLSDAFIKKSNALPLELEVKVYNINKNKGAEVLSRCKTLEEYSLFVEEVRVQTQLDSENGFTNAVKICIEKGILKEYLLRKSREVINMLIAEYDYDTDIAVQRQESLMIGIQQGFADGSYQTKLETARLLKQLGDSTQKIIQVTGLSAMEIEKL
- a CDS encoding tetratricopeptide repeat protein — translated: MQESAQFFNDTGVSMSIQGFHNEAIACLKKGLALEPDNSLMWLNLGLSYYAAKRQNDSKFALFQSLKYNPYEADAWDSLGLVLFETGDIDQAERAFESALKLEPENGRVWNNYGTVLFNKENYKAARRAFESAVTLDPEMGDAVFNLRDTYLELGMDNLAEKCNKILKEMDYQE
- a CDS encoding TIGR00282 family metallophosphoesterase — translated: MNILYIAEITGKAGVWLVKTQLSNLKEKYKADFVIANANSATGSGGLGKQHAVYLKKLGVDCITSGDLIFQKKDLVDDLHKTPHVLRPFNLPSESPGQGWKIFNFNKNKKIAVVSAIGRIGHHKIMAENPFTETEKLVSQLKEEADLIFVDFSSFATAEKQALGFLLSGKVSALIGSGTRVQTADECILENKTAYITDAGRTGSLNSVGGYAIEDKIREYRTCLPDFGKDAWARPALQGIFIKTDDDGNTIEIKRIFEESELCKETE